A genomic region of Antennarius striatus isolate MH-2024 chromosome 4, ASM4005453v1, whole genome shotgun sequence contains the following coding sequences:
- the osbpl5 gene encoding oxysterol-binding protein-related protein 5 encodes MKEENLFHRRFSLSPNPTSPPKIDPPSLTRNLSYGGDSDLYNLSPGSETDRDGLSMLSNELSPAQSPGSKSESRMFNGVEKDCPSPTEKLARKESLKVQKQNYRQEKKRAAKELFSALKDPSVVIMSNWLKIRGSLKSWTKLWCALKPGVLLIYKTPKTDHWVGTVLLSACKLIERPSKKDGFCFKLYHPLDKSIWAVKGPKGENVGSITQPLPSNYLIFRAASESDGRCWMDALELALSCSSLYKLTAKTGREADISTSSESSHILQLLQATTLSDAELLQLNDTTLLGNQHMEQDGFSDKSEREAHDDWDITANENGGRLTEESDMDQSDEFSPGPQATAYVEQCTEEMAEAGEASQVETVSEENKGLIWTLLKQLRPGMDLSKVVLPTFILEPRSFLDKLSDYYYHADLLSQAAQEESAYGRIKQVMRWYLSGFYKKPKGLKKPYNPILGETFRCCWLHPQTNSCTFYIAEQVSHHPPISAFHVCNRKDGFSISGSILAKSKFYGNSLSAILDGKARLVFLTRDEEYIITMPYAHCKGILYGTMTLELGGKVTIECEKTKCFSELEFKLKPFLGGSCSVNQINGKISVGEELLATVEGHWDSEVFINEKHSGQQETLWNPTADIRSTRLRRQVVQVDQQGEFESERLWQHVTSAIMDRDQLRATQEKYVLEEAQRKEAKERGDKPWTQRLFHQDPVTSEWTYRHIDLQPWDNDRCLVQFEKDGVIQTQEKIQRRHNGLSYGHSWASEQKVEVNGTRRKASSQPSSCSQNTESSTTTPEPTHESSDNEGFSNQCVRCNKEVKDIALIEAAITSIQKTQQDIQRNLVALSRQLAHQRATEDGVSLTGRRCLILCALLLLQVLLNYVFT; translated from the exons ATGAAGGAAGAGAATTTGTTCCATCGGAGATTTTCTCTGTCTCCCAATCCCACCTCCCCGCCCAAAATTGACCCTCCCAGCCTCACCCGGAACCTCTCTTATGGAGGAGACAGTGACCTCTACAATCTCAGTCCAG GCAGTGAGACAGACAGGGATGGTCTCTCCATGCTGAGTAATGAACTGAGTCCTGCCCAATCACCAGGCAGTAAG TCTGAGTCCAGGATGTTTAATGGTGTTGAGAAGGACTGTCCCTCCCCAACAGAGAAGCTGGCCCGAAAGGAGTCTCTCAAG gTCCAAAAGCAGAACTACAGGCAAGAAAAGAAACGAGCAGCTAAGGAACTGTTCAGTGCACTGAAGGATCCCAGCGTTGTCATCATGTCCAACTGGCTAAAG ATCCGTGGTTCTTTAAAGAGTTGGACCAAGCTGTGGTGTGCCCTGAAGCCTGGAGTTCTTTTGATCTATAAGACCCCCAAAACAGACCACTGGGTGGGCACCGTGCTGCTTAGTGCATGCAAACTGATTGAGAGGCCCTCCAAGAAGGACGGCTTCTGCTTTAAGCTCTACCACCCACTGGACAAATCCATCTGGGCTGTCAAG GGTCCTAAAGGAGAGAATGTTGGCTCCATCACACAGCCTCTACCTAGCAACTACCTGATCTTCAGAGCAGCATCTGAGTCTGATG GCCGTTGTTGGATGGATGCCTTGGAGTTGGCTCTCAGCTGCTCCAGCCTTTACAAGCTCACAGCCAAAACAGGGAGAGAGGCAGATATCAGCACATCATCAGAGTCCTCTCATATACTCCAACTGCTGCAGGCTACCACACTCAGTGATGCAGAGCTGCTACA GTTAAATGACACAACGCTGCTGGGCAATCAACACATGGAGCAGGATGGCTTTTCAGACAAATCTGAGCGTGAAGCTCATGATGACTGGGATATTACAGCCAATGAAAATGGTGGACGGCTGACAGAGGAAAGTGacatggaccaatcagacgagtTCTCCCCTGGGCCACAGGCCACAGCCTATGTGGAACAATgcacagaggagatggctgag GCTGGAGAGGCGTCCCAGGTGGAGACTgtatcagaggagaacaaagGTCTGATCTGGACTCTGTTGAAGCAGCTCCGACCCGGCATGGACCTGTCCAAGGTGGTGCTGCCCACCTTCATCCTGGAGCCACGCTCTTTCCTGGACAAGCTGTCTGACTACTATTACCATGCTGACCTACTCTCACA AGCTGCGCAGGAGGAGAGTGCATATGGACGGATCAAGCAAGTGATGAGATGGTACTTATCTGGCTTCTACAAGAAACCCAAG GGTCTGAAGAAACCATACAACCCAATCCTTGGGGAAACGTTTCGCTGCTGCTGGCTTCATCCTCAAACCAACAGCTGTACTTTCTACATAGCTGAACAG GTGTCCCACCATCCGCCCATTTCTGCCTTTCATGTCTGCAACAGGAAGGATGGCTTTTCTATCAGCGGGAGCATCCTAGCCAAGTCCAAGTTCTATG GGAACTCTCTGTCAGCCATTTTGGATGGCAAGGCCAGGCTTGTCTTCCTGACCAGGGATGAGGAGTACATCATCACCATGCCCTACGCTCACTGCAAGG GTATCCTGTATGGCACTATGACACTAGAGCTGGGCGGGAAGGTTACTATTGAATGTGAGAAAACCAAATGTTTCTCAGAGTTGGAGTTTAAACTCAAG CCTTTCCTTGGAGGATCCTGCTCTGTAAATCAGATCAATGGAAAGATCTCTGTTGGAGAGGAGCTGCTGGCCACTGTTGAGGGGCACTGG GACAGTGAGGTGTTCATTAATGAGAAGCACTCAGGACAGCAGGAGACACTGTGGAACCCCACTGCAGACATACGCAGCACCCGACTGAGGAGACAAGTGGTCCAAGTAGACCAGCAGGGAGAGTTTGAGTCTGAAAG ACTGTGGCAGCATGTGACCAGTGCCATCATGGATCGGGACCAGCTGCGGGCCACTCAGGAGAAGTATGTGCTGGAAGAAGCTCAGCGGAAAGAGgccaaggagagaggagacaagCCCTGGACCCAACGGCTCTTCCATCAAGACCCCGTCACCTCTGAGTGGACCTACAGGCACATTGA CTTACAGCCATGGGACAATGATCGCTGTCTGGTTCAGTTTGAGAAGGACGGAGTGATTCAGACACAGGAGAAAATCCAGAGGCGGCACAATGGACTCTCCTACGGCCACAGCTGGGCCAGCGAACAGAAG GTTGAGGTGAATGGGACACGCAGGAAGGCCAGCAGCCAGCCATCCAGCTGCAGCCAGAACACTGAGAGCAGCACCACCACGCCAGAACCCACGCACGAGTCCTCCGACAATGAAG GGTTCTCAAATCAGTGTGTGAGGTGCAATAAAGAGGTGAAGGACATCGCTCTGATAGAAGCTGCCATCACATCCATACAGAAAACACAGCAGGATATACAGAG GAACCTGGTGGCACTGAGTCGTCAGCTGGCTCATCAGAGGGCGACAGAGGACGGCGTTTCATTAACGGGTCGTCGCTGTCTCATCCTCTGTGCTCTGCTCCTCTTGCAGGTCCTCCTCAACTATGTCTTTACCTGA